The proteins below come from a single Perca flavescens isolate YP-PL-M2 chromosome 8, PFLA_1.0, whole genome shotgun sequence genomic window:
- the hsbp1b gene encoding heat shock factor-binding protein 1b, giving the protein MAETDPKSVQDLTNVVQTLLQQMQDKFQTMSDQIIGRIDEMSTRIDDLEKNIADLMTQAGVEEIEAAPEKAKEGQGS; this is encoded by the exons ATGGCGGAGACGGATCCCAAGTCGGTGCAGGACCTTACCAATGTG GTCCAGACACTGCTGCAACAGATGCAGGACAAGTTCCAGACCATGTCGGACCAGATCATCGGGAGGA TTGATGAGATGAGCACGCGCATTGATGACTTGGAGAAAAACATCGCCGACCTGATGACCCAGGCTGGTGTTGAAGAGATTGAGGCAGCACCTGAAAAGGCTAAAGAGGGACAAGGCTCTTAA